Proteins encoded by one window of Roseibium sp. Sym1:
- a CDS encoding thermonuclease family protein codes for MPAFLLTVSGGLAGWLLLAEPPGPSQEQAARTGDAGGVPAAGTSPSPSVDTGQTVAQQTVTAPLPDDIRDVSPEGVSAPRVDGSLKRIEPSKRYLELKDPPVEPIPDGPIELVRVQVLDGGHIKSDRLTVTLAHIKPLKLDETCLSRLGGSWPCGARARTFLRGLVRQFKVTCEKIEETGPQQILATCSRGKFDLSKRLVRYGWADPGDDAGTELIELAEQARKKKIGKWQSEWLSDLPKTSWEDDPAATLPGLEELEPEIVEWSLRTDDPSEGQPGFEAIPPSPVQ; via the coding sequence ATGCCAGCCTTCCTCCTGACCGTTTCCGGCGGTCTGGCCGGGTGGCTGTTGCTCGCGGAGCCGCCGGGTCCCTCGCAGGAACAGGCTGCAAGGACGGGTGATGCCGGTGGCGTGCCTGCGGCTGGAACTTCGCCCTCGCCTTCCGTCGACACAGGTCAGACGGTGGCGCAGCAAACGGTAACCGCGCCATTGCCCGACGACATTCGCGACGTGTCGCCTGAAGGCGTATCGGCCCCCAGGGTCGACGGCAGTCTCAAGCGCATCGAACCTTCGAAACGCTACCTGGAACTCAAGGACCCTCCGGTCGAGCCCATTCCCGACGGTCCGATCGAGCTGGTTCGTGTTCAGGTCCTGGACGGTGGTCACATCAAGTCCGACCGTCTAACGGTGACACTTGCACATATCAAACCCTTGAAACTGGACGAAACCTGCCTGTCCCGCCTCGGCGGCAGCTGGCCCTGCGGTGCGCGGGCACGCACGTTCCTGCGTGGGCTGGTCCGCCAGTTCAAGGTGACTTGCGAAAAGATCGAGGAAACGGGTCCGCAACAGATACTTGCCACCTGTAGCCGAGGGAAATTCGACCTGAGCAAGCGGCTTGTTCGTTACGGCTGGGCCGACCCCGGCGACGATGCCGGGACCGAACTCATCGAACTCGCCGAACAGGCCAGGAAAAAAAAGATCGGCAAGTGGCAGTCCGAGTGGCTGAGCGACCTGCCGAAAACCTCCTGGGAAGACGATCCTGCCGCCACCCTGCCCGGTCTGGAAGAACTGGAACCGGAAATCGTCGAATGGAGCTTGAGAACGGACGACCCGTCCGAGGGTCAACCGGGTTTCGAGGCCATACCTCCCTCTCCGGTTCAATGA
- a CDS encoding methyl-accepting chemotaxis protein — MSNSGSDTTAARKAWSSLQSALPGILDRFYEELLKQDELRQKMGVHENNTTPLKNAQSKHWDYIFTHDPDLEFIGQAARIGQAHVKIGLKAEWLMSAFGRLLNEILPVIMKKNRFSQGAMIRDMQSVVTRLFLDMILAQRAFETEQRRLEDIEKRETIDLINLRTTADTICELNEIVMSMALLSRNTKEANANGQSISAAADQLVASIGQISENSEGAADEAKHTNNAAKDGLSKMSAVSKAIGDISSTSRQTSQSLADLSEAASQISEFLSVIQSIADQTNLLALNATIEAARAGEAGKGFAVVASEVKTLASQTGKATEDIAQRIEALTAGMETIQADIQNSEGAIKNGEDAIGAANEIMQSIDGMVGTVSERVTQITEILHQQKDASHEIARNVSNVADSNRNTDEQLGNMQKVMKSSNDSFGDAAKSFFDADSDKSLIEMARIDHVLFKKRVVDTVTGHDNWETAAMPDHHHCRLGKWYDNIKNEKIRSHPAFRNLVEPHKAVHDAGHRALHAAEQGNSTEAFAALVDLDKASVQVLKGLTNLAAAMDNELKDAEARKAPRQDVKSTAQVQIDGKTLSVELENRSKTGVGLKGVTGAKAGQTVCLHLDGKERLGHVIWVDGNRVGVQYFDDHK, encoded by the coding sequence ATGTCGAATTCCGGAAGCGACACCACCGCGGCGCGAAAAGCCTGGAGTTCCCTGCAGTCTGCCCTGCCCGGTATTCTGGACCGGTTTTACGAAGAGCTTCTCAAACAGGATGAGCTTCGTCAGAAAATGGGCGTTCACGAGAACAACACGACGCCGCTCAAGAATGCCCAGAGCAAACACTGGGACTATATCTTTACCCACGATCCGGACCTGGAGTTCATCGGCCAGGCAGCCAGGATTGGCCAGGCGCATGTGAAGATCGGCCTCAAGGCGGAATGGCTGATGTCGGCATTCGGCCGCCTCCTGAACGAAATCCTCCCGGTGATCATGAAGAAAAACAGGTTTTCGCAAGGTGCGATGATCCGTGACATGCAGTCGGTTGTCACGCGCCTGTTTCTCGACATGATCCTTGCGCAGCGTGCCTTCGAAACAGAGCAACGCCGCCTGGAAGACATCGAAAAACGGGAAACCATCGATCTCATCAATCTCCGGACGACCGCGGACACGATCTGCGAACTCAACGAAATCGTCATGTCGATGGCCCTGCTGTCCCGCAACACCAAGGAAGCCAACGCGAACGGCCAGTCGATTTCCGCGGCGGCCGACCAACTGGTTGCCTCCATCGGACAGATATCCGAGAACAGCGAAGGTGCGGCGGACGAAGCCAAACACACCAACAATGCGGCCAAGGACGGTCTGTCCAAGATGTCCGCCGTCTCGAAGGCGATTGGCGACATATCCTCAACGTCCCGGCAGACCTCCCAGAGCCTGGCCGACCTCAGCGAGGCAGCCTCGCAGATCAGCGAGTTCCTTTCCGTCATCCAGTCCATTGCAGACCAGACCAACCTGCTCGCCCTGAACGCGACCATCGAGGCGGCCCGCGCCGGTGAAGCCGGCAAGGGCTTCGCCGTCGTCGCGTCGGAAGTCAAGACCCTGGCGTCGCAGACCGGGAAAGCGACCGAGGACATTGCCCAGCGCATCGAGGCACTGACTGCCGGCATGGAGACCATCCAGGCGGATATCCAGAACTCCGAAGGTGCCATCAAGAACGGCGAGGACGCCATCGGCGCTGCGAACGAGATCATGCAATCCATCGACGGCATGGTCGGCACCGTTTCCGAACGAGTCACCCAGATAACCGAGATCCTGCATCAACAGAAAGATGCCAGCCACGAAATCGCGCGCAATGTCTCCAATGTCGCGGACTCCAACCGCAACACCGACGAGCAGCTCGGCAACATGCAGAAGGTCATGAAGAGCAGCAACGACAGCTTCGGCGATGCGGCAAAATCCTTTTTCGATGCTGATTCCGACAAGTCCCTGATTGAAATGGCACGTATCGATCATGTGCTCTTCAAGAAGCGCGTTGTCGATACCGTCACCGGTCACGACAACTGGGAAACGGCTGCCATGCCCGATCACCATCATTGCCGCCTGGGCAAATGGTACGACAATATCAAGAACGAAAAGATCAGGTCACACCCTGCCTTCAGGAATCTCGTCGAGCCGCACAAAGCGGTACATGATGCCGGACACAGGGCCTTGCACGCGGCGGAACAGGGCAACTCGACCGAGGCATTTGCAGCGCTTGTCGATCTGGACAAGGCCAGCGTGCAGGTTCTGAAGGGCCTGACCAACCTGGCCGCGGCCATGGACAACGAGCTCAAGGATGCGGAAGCGCGCAAGGCACCTCGTCAAGATGTGAAGTCCACGGCGCAGGTCCAGATAGACGGAAAGACCCTGTCGGTCGAACTGGAAAACCGCTCCAAGACAGGTGTCGGCCTGAAGGGTGTGACCGGCGCAAAGGCCGGACAGACGGTGTGTCTGCACCTCGACGGCAAGGAGCGTCTTGGTCACGTGATCTGGGTGGACGGCAACAGGGTCGGCGTGCAGTATTTCGACGACCACAAGTAG
- a CDS encoding pyrroline-5-carboxylate reductase family protein, with amino-acid sequence MSLHKTVGVIGGTGQLGSAMATAWLDSGCITPGNLWIANRSGSSSGFDAWPDITFTNSNQALADACDIIILSVPPALLDTVKISARGKLIISVMAGVSLKQLAAHTGSSRLVRAMSSPAARQQLAYSPWTAESGLSGPDREAVDTLLSACGLSDAVPDEGQIEIFTALTGPVPGFAAFFADSMVQYALANGVEPDIAIRAVKQLFLASGQIMSADTVSPEDRVREMVDYAGTTAAGLIRMQELGLAGLIAEGLEASTERVRTIAGED; translated from the coding sequence ATGTCTCTTCACAAGACCGTCGGCGTGATCGGCGGAACCGGCCAGCTCGGCAGCGCGATGGCCACCGCCTGGCTCGACAGCGGCTGCATCACGCCGGGCAACCTGTGGATTGCGAACAGGTCGGGCAGCAGCTCCGGATTTGACGCCTGGCCGGACATCACCTTCACCAACTCCAACCAGGCACTCGCCGACGCCTGCGACATTATCATTCTCTCCGTGCCCCCGGCCTTGCTGGACACGGTTAAAATCTCGGCACGGGGCAAGCTCATCATCTCCGTTATGGCGGGCGTCTCCCTGAAGCAACTTGCCGCGCATACCGGCTCCTCCCGCCTGGTCCGCGCCATGTCGAGCCCGGCGGCCCGGCAGCAGCTGGCGTACTCCCCCTGGACTGCGGAGAGCGGCCTCTCCGGCCCCGACAGGGAGGCCGTCGATACCCTGTTGTCGGCCTGCGGCCTGTCGGATGCGGTCCCCGACGAAGGTCAGATCGAGATATTCACCGCGCTCACCGGCCCGGTCCCGGGATTTGCGGCCTTTTTTGCCGACAGCATGGTGCAATATGCGCTTGCGAACGGCGTTGAGCCGGACATTGCCATCCGCGCTGTCAAACAATTGTTCCTCGCGTCCGGACAGATCATGTCGGCCGATACGGTCTCTCCGGAGGACCGGGTCCGGGAGATGGTCGACTATGCGGGCACGACGGCCGCCGGCCTGATCAGGATGCAGGAGCTTGGCCTCGCCGGCCTGATCGCGGAAGGGCTGGAAGCCAGCACCGAACGTGTCCGTACCATAGCAGGCGAGGACTGA
- a CDS encoding lysine--tRNA ligase: protein MTDQSLPPLDLSQEFVEAARKSKAWPFEEARKLVKRIEKRDPAKPVLFETGYGPSGLPHIGTFGEVLRTTMVRTAFRLLTEDRIPTRLLCFSDDMDGMRKIPENVPDRAALEPYLQMPLSAVPNPFEGDYESFAAHNNAMLRRFLDTFGFDYEFASATEYYKAGKFDDVLIRATEKYRKIMDVMLPTLGAERQATYSPFLPISPTSGRVLYVPMKDVNAKDGTITFEDETGEDITLPVTGGKVKLQWKPDFGMRWAALDVDFEMFGKDHMTNAPIYDKICNILGGKAPEHYVYELFLDDKGEKISKSKGNGLTIDEWLTYASPESLALYNYQKPKTAKKLYFDVIPKAVDEYYTFVQKYEQMPVEQKLQNPAWHIHSGNIPKIDMPVSFAMLLNLVSASNAENKDVLWAFISRYAPGVTAATHPELDALVGYAIRYFDDFVKPNKSFKTADEVERTALQQLDEKLASLPADSDGAAIQDAVLDVARAIERYQDPNKKGPDGGPGVSVAWFSALYQLLLGQEKGPRFGSFVALYGIAETREMIRKALAGELAA, encoded by the coding sequence ATGACCGACCAATCCCTGCCTCCGCTTGACCTTTCGCAAGAGTTTGTCGAGGCGGCCCGGAAATCGAAAGCCTGGCCGTTCGAAGAAGCGCGAAAACTGGTCAAACGGATCGAGAAGCGGGATCCGGCCAAACCGGTTCTGTTCGAGACCGGCTATGGTCCGTCCGGCCTGCCGCATATCGGCACCTTCGGAGAAGTGCTTCGCACGACCATGGTGCGCACGGCCTTCCGGCTGCTCACCGAAGACCGGATCCCGACCCGTCTTCTGTGTTTCTCCGACGACATGGACGGCATGCGCAAGATCCCGGAAAACGTGCCGGACCGGGCCGCGCTGGAACCCTATCTTCAGATGCCGCTCAGCGCCGTGCCGAACCCGTTCGAGGGCGACTACGAAAGCTTTGCCGCGCACAACAACGCCATGCTGCGCCGGTTCCTGGACACGTTCGGCTTCGACTACGAGTTCGCCAGCGCGACCGAATACTACAAGGCCGGCAAGTTCGACGACGTCCTGATCAGGGCGACCGAGAAGTACCGGAAAATCATGGACGTCATGCTGCCGACGCTCGGCGCGGAACGCCAGGCGACCTATTCACCGTTTCTGCCGATCTCGCCGACTTCCGGCCGCGTGCTTTACGTGCCGATGAAGGATGTCAACGCCAAGGACGGCACGATCACCTTCGAGGACGAAACCGGCGAGGACATTACGCTCCCGGTGACCGGGGGCAAGGTGAAGCTGCAGTGGAAGCCGGATTTCGGCATGCGCTGGGCCGCGCTCGATGTCGATTTCGAGATGTTCGGCAAGGACCATATGACCAACGCGCCGATCTACGACAAGATCTGCAACATCCTGGGCGGCAAGGCGCCGGAGCATTACGTCTACGAGCTGTTCCTGGACGACAAGGGCGAAAAGATCTCCAAGTCCAAGGGCAACGGCCTGACAATCGACGAGTGGCTGACCTACGCCTCGCCGGAAAGCCTGGCGCTCTACAACTACCAGAAGCCGAAAACGGCGAAGAAGCTCTATTTCGACGTCATTCCGAAGGCGGTGGACGAATATTACACCTTCGTCCAGAAATACGAGCAGATGCCGGTGGAGCAGAAGCTGCAGAACCCGGCCTGGCACATCCATTCGGGCAACATCCCGAAAATCGACATGCCGGTGTCTTTCGCGATGCTGCTGAACCTTGTCTCCGCGTCCAATGCGGAAAACAAGGACGTGCTGTGGGCGTTCATCTCGCGCTATGCGCCGGGCGTGACCGCTGCAACGCACCCGGAACTGGACGCGCTGGTCGGCTACGCGATCCGCTACTTCGACGATTTCGTCAAGCCGAACAAGTCGTTCAAGACAGCGGACGAAGTCGAGCGGACTGCCCTGCAGCAGCTGGATGAAAAGCTGGCCTCGTTGCCGGCGGATTCCGATGGTGCGGCGATCCAGGACGCGGTTCTGGATGTGGCGCGGGCGATCGAGCGCTACCAGGATCCGAACAAGAAGGGTCCCGATGGCGGCCCGGGCGTGTCCGTGGCGTGGTTCTCGGCGCTCTACCAGCTCCTGCTCGGCCAGGAAAAGGGGCCTCGTTTCGGCTCCTTCGTGGCGCTCTACGGCATTGCCGAGACACGCGAAATGATCCGCAAGGCGCTGGCAGGCGAACTGGCGGCCTGA
- a CDS encoding tellurite resistance TerB family protein: MNEPISVQEALIYVMVIVSASDNEMTDKELATIGDVVKMLPVFQGYDGGRIIPAAQRCGDILQEDNGLQLVLELVGDVLPHKLYDTAYALAVEVAAADLHVEQEELRILQLLRDRFGLDKLTVAAIERGAIARHRPA, encoded by the coding sequence ATGAATGAGCCGATCAGCGTTCAGGAAGCCCTCATCTACGTGATGGTCATCGTTTCGGCGTCGGACAATGAAATGACCGACAAGGAACTGGCCACGATCGGCGACGTGGTCAAGATGCTGCCCGTCTTCCAGGGCTATGACGGCGGCCGGATCATTCCCGCTGCCCAGCGCTGCGGCGACATTCTCCAGGAAGACAACGGCCTGCAACTGGTGCTCGAACTTGTCGGCGACGTGCTGCCGCACAAGCTCTACGACACGGCCTATGCGCTGGCGGTTGAAGTCGCGGCAGCGGACCTGCATGTCGAACAGGAAGAGCTGCGCATCCTGCAACTCCTGCGCGACCGCTTCGGCCTCGACAAGCTCACCGTCGCCGCCATCGAACGCGGGGCCATTGCCCGCCACAGGCCGGCCTGA
- a CDS encoding alpha/beta hydrolase family protein, giving the protein MKRRRVLVWTGTAFLVVLALLALAFPGLRDFDLSEYRTRPLSFFFDDATVAGTLHSPETDNPPVVLLVHGDGPADRYSGGAYMPLISTLLDSGIAVYSWDKPGVGESSGDWLSFSMEDRSRLASTALDTVKSQPEFRSSPIGFVGFSQGGWVVPILAEAPAKADFFVIIGGAVNWLRQGRYYTKRRLELAGADIKTVEATLADAEAGNRKLLSAGYSYASYLSDHTIGIPMSESRFAFVRRNALADSSASLQRISAPILTLHGSGDLNVDPAYNSGHYRDFLEGRNDANRFLVIPDGSHALLRTALFNQQRDGDMPAWTKLAFALLGRKAYAPGALDTLTGWILERARKAG; this is encoded by the coding sequence TTGAAACGCAGGCGGGTTCTAGTCTGGACCGGGACAGCATTCCTCGTTGTCCTGGCCCTGCTGGCTCTGGCGTTCCCGGGACTACGGGATTTCGACCTTTCCGAATACAGGACGCGGCCTCTCTCCTTTTTCTTTGATGACGCCACAGTTGCCGGAACGCTGCATTCCCCGGAAACTGACAACCCGCCCGTCGTGCTACTGGTCCATGGCGACGGGCCTGCGGACCGCTATTCCGGCGGCGCCTACATGCCGTTGATCAGCACGCTTCTGGACAGCGGCATTGCTGTCTACAGCTGGGACAAGCCGGGTGTTGGCGAGAGCAGTGGAGACTGGCTGAGCTTTTCCATGGAAGACCGGTCCAGGCTGGCATCAACCGCGCTGGACACCGTAAAAAGCCAGCCCGAATTCCGGTCCTCGCCAATCGGTTTCGTCGGTTTTTCACAGGGCGGCTGGGTAGTGCCCATCCTGGCAGAAGCGCCGGCGAAGGCCGATTTCTTCGTGATCATCGGCGGGGCGGTCAACTGGCTGCGCCAGGGCAGGTACTACACCAAGCGCCGACTGGAACTGGCCGGGGCGGACATCAAGACGGTCGAGGCAACGCTGGCGGACGCTGAGGCCGGCAACAGGAAACTGCTGTCAGCCGGGTATTCCTACGCGTCCTATCTGTCCGATCACACAATCGGCATACCCATGTCCGAAAGCCGCTTCGCATTTGTCCGGCGAAATGCCCTTGCCGATTCCAGCGCCAGCCTCCAGCGCATTTCGGCACCCATTTTGACACTGCATGGCAGCGGCGATCTCAATGTCGACCCGGCCTATAATTCCGGCCACTACCGGGACTTCCTGGAAGGCCGCAACGATGCCAACCGTTTTCTGGTGATCCCGGATGGCAGCCACGCCCTCTTGAGAACAGCCCTCTTCAACCAGCAGAGGGATGGCGACATGCCCGCCTGGACCAAACTTGCCTTTGCACTGCTCGGCCGGAAGGCCTATGCGCCGGGAGCGCTGGACACCCTGACGGGCTGGATCCTGGAGCGGGCTAGAAAGGCCGGTTGA
- the apaG gene encoding Co2+/Mg2+ efflux protein ApaG, which yields MSGSYSAITEGIEVSVEPFYLDDESLPEEREFVWAYMVEIHNGGSEPVQLKTRYWQITDGIGRQEEVSGEGVVGEQPVIEPGETYEYSSRCPLSTDSGIMAGFYSMERPDGSSFDVVIPAFSLDLPDAIYSLN from the coding sequence GTGTCGGGCAGTTACAGCGCCATCACCGAAGGGATCGAAGTCTCGGTCGAGCCATTTTACCTGGACGATGAATCGTTGCCGGAAGAGCGCGAGTTCGTCTGGGCCTACATGGTCGAGATCCACAACGGTGGCAGCGAACCCGTGCAGCTGAAGACGCGCTACTGGCAGATCACGGACGGGATCGGCCGCCAGGAAGAAGTCAGCGGCGAAGGCGTTGTCGGCGAGCAGCCGGTGATCGAGCCCGGCGAAACCTACGAGTATTCCTCACGCTGCCCCCTGTCGACCGACAGCGGCATCATGGCCGGATTCTATTCCATGGAACGTCCGGACGGGTCCTCGTTCGACGTCGTCATACCGGCCTTTTCCCTTGACCTGCCGGACGCGATCTACAGCCTGAACTGA
- a CDS encoding CDP-alcohol phosphatidyltransferase family protein, producing the protein MFDARLRPLIDPPLNRAGLILARAGVGANTVTLVGFVLGLGAALAIALGHSLPGLVLIALNRLADGLDGAVARASRKTDLGGYLDITLDFFFYSAIPLAFAVQNPEANALAAAALLASFYANGSAFLAFAIMAEKNRLTTAAQGSKSLYYIGGLAEGTETIALFLLMALLPGWFPVLAWGFAAVCFVSAGARVLIGVQALLIHGD; encoded by the coding sequence ATGTTCGATGCCCGCCTGCGCCCCCTGATCGACCCGCCGCTCAACCGCGCGGGCCTGATCCTTGCCCGCGCCGGCGTCGGAGCGAACACGGTGACGCTGGTCGGCTTTGTCCTGGGCCTGGGCGCTGCCCTGGCGATTGCACTCGGACATTCCTTGCCGGGGCTTGTGCTGATTGCGCTCAACCGCCTCGCGGACGGGCTCGACGGGGCCGTTGCCCGCGCCAGCCGCAAGACGGATCTCGGCGGCTATCTCGACATCACCCTCGACTTCTTCTTCTACAGCGCGATTCCGCTGGCCTTTGCGGTCCAGAACCCCGAGGCCAACGCCCTTGCCGCCGCCGCCCTGCTCGCCAGCTTCTACGCCAACGGATCGGCCTTCCTCGCCTTCGCCATCATGGCGGAAAAGAACAGGCTCACAACCGCCGCCCAGGGCTCGAAATCGCTCTATTACATCGGCGGGCTGGCCGAGGGCACGGAGACCATTGCCCTCTTCCTGCTGATGGCGCTGCTGCCCGGCTGGTTCCCGGTGCTCGCCTGGGGCTTTGCCGCCGTCTGTTTTGTCTCCGCCGGCGCAAGGGTGCTGATCGGCGTCCAGGCGCTGCTAATCCACGGCGACTAG
- a CDS encoding O-succinylhomoserine sulfhydrylase yields MTEITKTGNKNWRPATNLVHGGTMRSPFGETSETIYLTQGFTYSDAEAAEARFNGDDPGYVYSRYANPTVTMFEDRIKALEGAEAARGTASGMAAVNLALMASVKAGDHVIAAKALFGSCRYICETLLPRFGVESTLVDGTDIDQWKAAVRPNTKALFLESPTNPTLEVIDLAAVSAIAKEAGARLIVDNVFATPLYQSPLEFGADVVIYSATKHIDGQGRCLGGVVLSDEEWITDEVMPFIKHTGPHMSPFSAWVLLKGLETLPLRVARQTETAGQVADFLAGQSKVSRLIYPGRDDHPQADVAKRQMSGGSTMLAFEIDGGKEAAFRFTNALEIIKISNNLGDAKSLITHPATTTHQSIGEEARAELDISDGLLRLSIGLEDPLDLLEDVEKALGAI; encoded by the coding sequence ATGACTGAGATCACCAAGACCGGAAACAAGAACTGGCGTCCCGCAACCAATCTGGTCCATGGCGGCACCATGCGTTCGCCCTTCGGTGAGACGTCGGAAACCATCTACCTGACGCAGGGCTTCACCTACAGCGATGCCGAGGCCGCCGAGGCACGCTTCAACGGCGACGATCCGGGTTACGTCTATTCGCGCTATGCCAACCCGACGGTCACCATGTTCGAGGACCGTATCAAGGCGCTGGAAGGCGCGGAGGCCGCGCGCGGCACGGCCAGCGGCATGGCCGCGGTCAACCTGGCGCTGATGGCGTCGGTGAAGGCCGGCGACCACGTCATCGCCGCCAAGGCCCTGTTCGGCTCCTGCCGCTATATCTGCGAGACCCTGCTGCCGCGCTTCGGCGTGGAAAGCACGCTGGTCGACGGCACCGACATCGACCAGTGGAAGGCCGCCGTCCGTCCGAACACCAAGGCGCTGTTCCTGGAAAGCCCGACCAACCCGACGCTTGAGGTAATCGACCTTGCCGCTGTCTCGGCGATAGCCAAGGAAGCCGGTGCCCGGCTGATCGTCGACAATGTTTTCGCGACGCCGCTCTACCAGTCGCCGCTGGAATTCGGCGCGGACGTCGTCATCTATTCCGCCACCAAGCACATTGACGGCCAGGGCAGGTGCCTCGGCGGTGTTGTCCTGTCCGACGAGGAATGGATCACCGACGAGGTGATGCCCTTCATCAAGCATACCGGCCCGCACATGAGCCCGTTCAGCGCCTGGGTGCTGCTGAAAGGCCTGGAAACCCTGCCGCTGCGTGTCGCGCGCCAGACCGAGACCGCCGGCCAGGTTGCGGATTTCCTGGCAGGCCAGTCGAAGGTCTCCCGGCTGATCTATCCGGGCCGGGACGACCACCCGCAGGCCGACGTCGCCAAGCGCCAGATGAGCGGTGGCTCGACCATGCTGGCCTTCGAGATCGACGGCGGCAAGGAAGCGGCGTTCCGCTTCACCAACGCGCTGGAAATCATCAAGATTTCCAACAATCTGGGTGACGCCAAGAGCCTGATCACCCATCCGGCGACCACCACGCACCAGTCCATCGGCGAGGAAGCCCGCGCGGAACTCGACATTTCCGACGGCCTGCTGCGCCTGTCGATCGGCCTGGAAGATCCGCTGGATCTGCTGGAGGATGTCGAAAAGGCACTCGGCGCGATCTAG
- a CDS encoding 2'-deoxycytidine 5'-triphosphate deaminase has product MNMTVGQVLNGSASLKTEGILPERIIHAMFAAGEIAAAAPPVDGQVQPASLDLRLGRVAYRVRASFLPGPAIKVADRLEQLKLHTVDLSEGAVLETGCVYIVPLQESLALAADISATANPKSSTGRLDVFTRVITDNGLAFDTIPAGYTGPLYAEISPLTFPILVRSGSRLSQIRFRRGQSLIPDATLEEVHRAHTLMSGGNERIGNGVQLSIDLEGTGEGSLIGYRAKQHSGLIDVDVVGAQDVLDFWEPIYRRQRSELILDPDAFYILVSQEAVHVPPDYAAEMVPFDPLVGEFRVHYAGFFDPGFGHAGAGGVGSRAVLEVRSHDVPFIVEHGQTIGRLVYEHMAERPERLYGEGIGSNYQGQALKLSKHFRTPA; this is encoded by the coding sequence ATGAATATGACAGTGGGGCAGGTCTTGAACGGAAGCGCATCTCTTAAGACCGAGGGCATTCTGCCCGAGCGGATCATTCACGCCATGTTCGCCGCCGGCGAAATTGCCGCGGCCGCCCCGCCGGTCGACGGCCAGGTACAGCCCGCCAGCCTCGACCTGCGCCTCGGCCGGGTGGCCTACCGCGTCAGGGCGAGTTTCCTGCCCGGACCGGCGATCAAGGTGGCGGACCGGCTCGAACAGCTCAAGCTGCACACGGTCGACCTGTCCGAGGGCGCCGTTCTGGAAACCGGATGCGTCTATATCGTGCCGCTGCAGGAAAGTCTCGCGCTGGCCGCCGACATTTCCGCGACCGCCAACCCGAAGAGCTCCACCGGCCGGCTCGACGTCTTTACCCGTGTCATCACCGACAACGGCCTTGCCTTCGACACCATTCCCGCCGGCTACACCGGTCCGCTCTACGCGGAAATCTCGCCGCTGACCTTCCCGATCCTGGTGCGCAGCGGTTCGCGGCTCAGCCAGATCCGCTTCCGCCGCGGCCAGTCGCTCATTCCCGATGCCACGTTGGAAGAGGTGCACAGGGCGCACACGTTGATGAGCGGCGGCAACGAGCGCATCGGCAACGGCGTGCAGCTCTCCATCGACCTGGAAGGCACCGGCGAGGGCAGTCTGATCGGCTACCGCGCCAAGCAGCATTCCGGCCTGATCGATGTCGATGTCGTCGGCGCGCAGGACGTGCTCGATTTCTGGGAGCCGATCTACCGGCGCCAGCGCTCCGAACTGATCCTCGATCCGGATGCCTTCTACATCCTGGTCAGCCAGGAAGCGGTGCATGTGCCGCCGGACTATGCCGCCGAAATGGTGCCGTTCGACCCGCTGGTCGGCGAGTTCCGCGTCCACTATGCCGGCTTCTTCGATCCCGGCTTCGGCCATGCGGGTGCCGGTGGCGTCGGCTCGCGCGCGGTTCTTGAAGTGCGCTCTCACGACGTCCCGTTCATCGTCGAACACGGCCAGACCATTGGCCGGCTGGTCTACGAGCACATGGCCGAGCGTCCCGAGCGGCTCTATGGCGAGGGCATCGGCTCCAATTACCAGGGCCAGGCGCTGAAGCTGTCCAAGCATTTCCGGACGCCTGCCTGA
- a CDS encoding IMPACT family protein — MALKTVTREYEGFLEDRKSRFLAHLVPVDDFDRRLEELRKEHRKAAHIVTAHRRLLEDDRIEESGKDDGEPAGTSGMPTLRVLQGAELINCAVLIVRYFGGTKLGGGGLARAYSGAAQDAINNARLVPFRKILTRTVSADFASSSDLEGRIESLGLTVLARDYTEDGVTLTVEGPDEVLAKL, encoded by the coding sequence ATGGCCCTGAAAACCGTCACCCGCGAATATGAAGGCTTCCTGGAAGACAGGAAGTCACGCTTCCTGGCGCATCTGGTCCCGGTGGACGACTTCGACCGGCGTCTCGAGGAATTGCGCAAGGAACACAGGAAAGCGGCCCATATCGTCACCGCGCACCGGCGCCTGCTGGAGGACGACCGCATCGAGGAAAGCGGCAAGGATGACGGCGAACCGGCCGGCACCTCCGGCATGCCGACCCTCCGGGTCCTGCAGGGCGCGGAGCTGATCAATTGCGCGGTGCTGATCGTGCGCTATTTCGGCGGCACCAAGCTCGGCGGCGGCGGCCTCGCCCGCGCCTATTCCGGCGCCGCCCAGGATGCCATCAACAACGCCAGGCTGGTGCCGTTCCGGAAGATCCTGACCCGGACCGTCAGCGCGGACTTCGCCTCAAGCTCGGACCTGGAAGGACGGATCGAAAGCCTCGGCTTGACGGTGCTTGCGCGCGACTACACCGAAGACGGCGTGACGCTGACGGTGGAGGGGCCGGACGAGGTGCTGGCGAAGCTTTAA